GATCAAATATTTACAAAACCTCTCGAAAACGTGTAAAGGATTAATGCTATAGTACCAATCTAGTAGAATAATTTGCCAGCCTTTTGTGAAGAATGTAATGAGACAACTACAAATGGCAGGAGCTTCAAATGATTTCAATCAATATCTCAAAGTATCTCCAAATGACCAAATAAAGCTAGGAACAAGATAATGGATCCACCATTTTGGTGGAGCGTTAAAGGGGGAGAGTACATGCAAATTATCAATTTGGGTAAAGTCAAGGCATAAAAACAAGGATATGTCTTGAAGCGGAAGAAAAGCAGCTGTGGGTCAATACTCATGTCATTTAACCATAAACCTTTAATAGTTAACCATATCAAAACGATCATCCCACTTGTGAATCTACAAATTCAGCTAGAAAACATTAGATTGAGCCCAATGATGATGGATAGCCAAAAGTAATTGTATCTGAATAATTGTAAAAAAAAAACGAAATCACATCTCGAAGTCCCACGAAGTCTCAGCACTTAACTTAGGCATTTTGCGTTCTTCAAGCAAACAGAGAGATGCACAAATCTGGAGATAGGAAGAAGAACTTGAGTCAGAATGGTCTTggggaaacaaaacaaaaaaggtAGCACTTCTCCTACATGCTTCACTTAGCTCACTAGATATGAATAGACCAAACCTTGAACACATTATCAAGAAGCACCAGCaacaacaaaaaaagaagaagaatgcaCAACATTATAGTTCAACTATTATAGTtcaacaaaaaaagaagaagaagaagctgaaaAAGCAAATAAATTATAGTTCAACTATTAAATAATCCAAATATTTTCACACAGAAGAATGCATAACAATAGCGATGATGATAATATATGATGAATGATGACAATAGTAAATGTTATAATTTGGGCATTTCTTTGCACACTGTGATAGCACATCATCACATATAGGTGTACACAAATAAGAACATTCTGTTTTACTATTAACAATTGAAGGCCATTTTTAACTTGTTCATCTGTCCTAAACAACCAGATAGAAAACACACTTATAGCAACATGATGGATCTAAGCTGGTTCTTCAGCAATGCTAAAGCATAACTCCAAAAATCACAGAGATTGTGTCCTGCTTCATCGTCCATCAACTCCAACAAGGCAATGGCCCTTCAAATGGCTATCGGGGAACCAATGCAGAATGACTTTCATGGTCGCTTACACTTAACAGGAAAAAAATCCTTTTGTTTGATGCACAACAAAATCAGAAAAGCCCAACAAATGAATCCATGAACCAATACGACATAGGAACATTTATATTACTAAATCCATAAAATGAACTTCCAATTTGACATGCAGCCTTCACCGCAAACAAGAATTTGATCAATTACTAAACTTGTGACATCTAGGAGGTTTAGGCCCTTCTCAGGCGAGACATTGGCTGCTGACTCACAATTATGAACAATTAAAAATAATATCCAATTGTGTTTTATCACTGAGCCAAAATGATAAACAAACAAGCAAAGATACTTTCTTTCCAGAGTGTATATACATAGACGGATACGCACACGCAcgtacaccccccccccccacacacacagaGAAGGCACCCCTGGGATCCAATCCATATCCTAAAGCTGTATACAAAACCTAAAGGATACAACCCCATTAAACAAAAACATTATCCCAGTGTACAACCTATTAAACACCAAGGTAACAATTACATTCCCTCGATTTAAATGCTCCAAAATCATGTCATGTGATTATAGATTATCCCACATTCCATAGATTACAAAAAATGTCTGCTAGtgcaaatacaacaacaacaacatacccagtgtgaTCCCAtaagtagggtctggggaggatagagCGTACACAGACCTTATCCCCTACCttgtgaggtagagaggctgtttccgatataccctcggctcaagaaaagcatTTTCAGAAGAGGTTTGAAAAATACAAGAGTAAAGACGCTATGATGAAAATATGGAAGAAAATAACAATATTTGTAACAAAAATAATAAGATAACCAAACCAAAGgaaataatagtagtaataaaaTTAAGAATAAGATAATAATAGTATAATAGCAATACTAATAATGACAATAGGAAGCAGATTAGGTGCTCTAAACTAGAACCACGTCCTCCTATATAAACTTCTACTAAacttctaccctaatcctcgacctccatgctctcctatctagggtcatgtcctcagtgagctgaAGATGTGCCATGTCCTCTCTAATCATCTCTCCTCAATTCTTCTTCAGTCTACCTCTACATTTATATAGACCTATCACTGCCAATCTCTCGCACCACATCACTAGGGCATATGTGCTcttcctcttcacatgcccgaaccaccTCAACCTCGTTTTCCTCATCTTGTCCACCACGGAGGCCGCTCCCACCTTGCCCTGAATATCTTCGTTACTAATCTTATCTCTCCTAGTATGTCCACACATCCATCTAAGCATCtacatttctgctactttcatcttctgaacGTGTAagctcttgactggccaacactttaCCCTATACAACATAGTTAGTCTAACAACCACGATATAGAACTTACATTTAAGTCTTGGTGGCACCTTCTTATCACATAGGACACCGGATACGAGCCTCCATTTCATTCACCCCGCTCCAATACGAAGTGTGACATCATCATCAATCTATCTATTTTCTTGGATTACTGACCCAAGATACTTGACGCTTGCTCTTTTGGAGATGACTTGTGTATCAATCCTCACTTCAACATCCGCCACATGTGTTGCGTCACTAAATTCGCACTCCAAGTATTATATAGTCCTACTCAACCTGAAACCTTTTGACTCAAGGGTATGTCTCCAAATCTCCAGTCTAGCGTTAAAACCCGCCACGTATCTCGTTAATCAATACTATGTCATCTGCAAATAGTATACACCATTGCTAGTGCAATACTATGTCATCTGCAAATAGTATACACCATTGCTAGTGCAAATACAAGTGGAGTAGAATGTACACCTCTAGTAAATTCTTTAATATTTCACCATAAGACAGTTTTCTAGTAAGCATCGAGTAACTTTAAAAGCATTGTCCACCAACTAAGACTTTTGTTGGCAAATGAGATAAGCAAGCTAGAAAGATACCAAATTCAGAAAATATTTAATTAACAAAAATGAATAACAAATATAAGCATGCCAATTGAAATTGCATAGCTTAGCTTCGTAATTCAGTTGCAATGGTAATTGATATGGATGAAAAGCTTAGAAATTATACCTTAAAAGATCCATTTAACTTTGAACTCCTGGACCATTCGAGCCCCAAATTCCTGCTCGTCGTCTGATAAGTAGCCCTAAACACGTCGTCCCCGTAAACTTTACGTGAAACCACAAAATCCCATGCGTTCTTTGATGTATCATAGCTTGGCTCAAAAGTAGCGAGTCCTCCATGCACATAAGTGTACTTCAATTTACAACTCCCCGACCCCATCACGTGATTAGCCGACACCTTGTTGGCTGAATCAAACACCAAAGTCCCATCCAATATTGTTCGATTGTCTCCATGAAAATGAATGTAATTCAAATTCAATGGCTTCTCCATAACCCTGATTGAGTTCATAAATTGAAACCGAATGTCCTGAAACCACAAAGTTTTCAGTAATAATTAAGAACTAAAGCAAATTTATAAACACAATGAATCAATGAACCATTCAACTACATCTCAAATTCGAACTAGTTAGGATctgttatataaattatttgtaTCAGTCCATTCTATTTAACTCGAGTATTTTTCACTGATGGACTAAATTGAAACCGAATGTCCTGAACGATAAACTTTCAATAGTAGCATAAACTTTCAAGAGTAGCAACAATAAGAGCTAAAGCGAATTTAAAAACACAATCAATCAATCAGTCAACTGCATCTTAAGTCCTAACTAGATAAGATCCATTATGTAAATCATTTGTATCAATTCTATTATATTTAACTCGAGTATTTTTCACTAACGGACTAAATTTAAACCGAATATCCTGAAATCACAGAACTTTTAGTAATAATTAAGAGCTAATACGAATTTAAGAGCACAGTCAATCAATCTACTACATCTGGATTCCTAATTATAGTTAGGATCAGTTATATAAATCATTTGTATAATTATATCTATTCCGTCGTTCTATTTAATTACAGTAAGCTTCATTTTTTCACTGACGGACTATGATTTGCGAAACTGACATAGGCTGAGTCAAAATTAAacacaaaaaattcaaaaaaaaagagaaggaatGATGCACGACACCTTTTTGGGGACGTTGTAGTCGATGATGAATGAGCCAGGTTTCTCAACGGCAAGAGCTAAGCCGTTTAAACTGGGACCGTTGACAACAGTAGCATCGGTCATGGACGCTCGGAGCTTAAAGTCGCCGGCGTTGAAGGCGACCGTAGTGGCGGCGGCGGCTTTGTCCGTCTCATATCGAGCTTTGAATGATGCCTTCGTCATTTCCGAATGAAAATGGAACCTTGTTTTTTGTTTTGATTCCCTTGCGAGTGGGATAAGATTGGAGAGATTGAGGCCTTGAGGTTTAGGATAGTTCTAGCACTCCGGGTTTAATCTTGGCCGGCGTTCTAATTTGTCTCTATTTATGTattaatatatataattatatataatcaatatataatttatgtttataactaaaaaaataaacaattaaTATGACCAactatttatataaaaatctCTTTCTTTTTCCGATAAGAAAACGTGccggaaattattataaaaaatataattaaaatatttaatgtacataaatattttgtgattattattattattataatataataataagcatgacattggttttcaAGTAAGTTTGATATATCATGTAGAAGAAATAGAATTtcatgtgaattattgtgtttgTTTTTTATTGAAGGTATTACATTTGTTGGCCTTACagtataaatattttaatatttttttcaaatttcacaGCTACATTTAGAAATTAAAAATATTCGCATGCCAGTTATAAAGAAATGAAGGGGATTAAGTGCAACCAATACcaataaaaagataaaaaaataaaaggaaaattgCGATTTTAGCCTcagatatgaattaatttttaaCTTAATCCTTATAATTTCTAGTTAGAAGGGCAgctttggcgtaactggtaagattgttgtcatgtgaccagaAAGTCACAGGTTTAAGCCGTAGAAACAGCCTCTTGCGAAAATGCAGAATAAGGTTGCGTATAATAGACTGGTCCAGCTCTtctccggaccccgcgcatagtgaTACCTTAATGCACCGGGCGGTCCTTATAATTTTTAGTTAGGTACATCTAATCTTCAATTAATCAATATGTGCATATTGACGCCTCAGGTAAATATTCATAAATTCAATGAAAAAACCATTTAGTTactagtggcggagccacattgaaCCAAGGGGTGTCGACAccccttcgccggaaaattataTTATATCGCTAgatagatttttttattttatgtagatttactatacgttgactcCCCTTGACTTTTCGatatatctaattatttatattttgacaccccttgatGAAAATTCTGAATTAGCATCTCGTAGTTACTAATGTATTATGTTAAGTATGCAATGTTGCTTCATTGTTGAACGTTTTGTTGTTTAAGAAATAATCCAAATATCACATATTTCCTATATGAACGGATCGAAAATGCACATTTTAATAAACTAAAGTTTAAATATGCTTAGCCATTATTACAAGGACTAAAGTCGAAATTTATCAGCAGTTGAGGGACCAAAAGTGTAAATatcataaaaaagaagaaaacaaaagacAAAAAGGAAAATAGGCAGGTACCAAGTCAGCGGAATCTTAAGGCCCAATATAAAAGTACAAAGCCCTAGTCCAGTTCCCGCCAATAATGTTGGCGCGATTTCACATTCAGCAATATCCTTATATTTCACTAATTTACCCGGGAAAGTTCAGCCTCTCATCCTTCTCCTCAACTTTCTTCTGTCACTCTCGAACCAGCGATTCATAATCAGGTGAGCTCAATTTGCTATCTTTTTATTCCcagatctgttgatttgtctctCTGTTAAAGCATTCTCTGTTTATTGTACAATTAATTAAACACATGAGATTTATTTCAATATATTAGCTGTTTAGGGATTTTATAGACCCCCATTTTCATTTACTACTACTTCTGATCAAGATTCTATTTTTTTGGATCTTCGACTTGTATGCACTGATAGATCCAGTTTACCGTTTTGATTGAAAAAATGTGTTGGGacaacatgttaaatgaatcgtGTTTATATGTACCCATTTATTTTTACTTGGAAACATGTGACGTAATTAATTTATTTGGTTAAAAAATGTGTTTTAAGTGATTAATTTGAGATATTCCTAGCTTAGTTTATTGGGCATTTGATAATGTACTATCTTTCAGATTTTTTTTAGTTCAATTGAGATATAGTTTTGATAATTACAAGTGTTATAGGTTAAAAAGTACTAATTGACTATTTGTGCTTGAGCTAAGGCATGACGTTTATCTTTTAGTCTTGTCAAAGAGAAAACATATAGGGCTGTGAGGTAGAAACAATTTTCAGAGACTTTGTATATGCAGAGGCGGAGCTAACTTGATTGTAGAtttaatatttgtacatatttaatgtATTTCTTTACACAAATATATTGTTTGAGCAAAAGCTACTTGGTTTGGCGGAACCTGTAATCAACGTGGCATAAATTTGTCATCTCATTGTCCCACTTTTCCCAGTGGTTTCTTCTGTCACTTCCTGCTCCCACTTTGTTTTTTTTGCAAATGCCATTGTCTTATTTGTGTGACGTTACTTAACTTTTCTGTAATTTACTAGCTGTGAAATTTTGCTTTCCTTTTTATTTGTCTTTCTGATTCAGCTCCATGTGAATTGAAATACCGAGCAAAGAAAATCTTTCTTAATGTGAAGActtagttttatgatttttggACCTCACCTTATTAGACATTACTAATCAGAAAGTCAATGTGAAATTGGTTAAAGCTCTTGGTAAGAGTgacatttccttttcagttctTGGGGTTGGTCGACATCTTGATCTTTACTTAGTGGAAGACGTGACACTGTTGTTTCCTACTACAGTTCAATCATTTGTTGAACTACTCTGCATTATTGTATAggtttgtgttcatttttctccaTGTATTTCAACATACCTTTTTTTGCTTGAACTGTTTTTTCATGTTTATAAGAACATCAATATGAGATAATTATTAAGTGTTTGTCTTTTTAGACATCCCAAAATAGGTTTTTTGCCCAAAGGATGTTATCTGAGTAAAATTATAAGGTTTCTTTCTTCTGCAGTATTCTGGAAGACTGGTGGCATCTTGGAGATATAGTCAGGGTAGAGTTACTTACACCTTCATAGGCATTTGCATTTCCACCAATAGTTCATGAACTTGAGTCAAACCTGTTAGACAATGGAGCGAAGGAGTGGCAACTACTTGCACTATATCCAGGTTGTGAGAAGAGGTTTGATAGTAAAGGTCCGTAATGTAGATTCTCATGGAAAGCCTGATCTGACGATCAAGAAGTTAAAAGACATCTATGATACTGAAAATGCTAGACTCGGGGGGTCACATGTTAAGTGTGAAAGTGAATGTTTTCCAGTAGTAGCcagaacattaaaggcaatagaACCTGAAAATAACAAATTTGGTTGCCTTGCTGATGATGAGGTGAACAGTCAGTCAGCTGATTATAATTCTGGAGAAATAACACTGAAACAACTAAAGGAGAGATGCAAATCCAAGAAAAGGAAATTTGCTACTCCAAGTCCTACTTCTACAAGTCCAAAGCAGGCTAACGGATGTTATCAGCTAGAGGAAGATGGCGATCTAAAAGTACCCCTTAGTCATTTGAAGTTGGGGATTTCCAAGAAAGCAAATCGTAAAAGAAGGTGCACCAACAGAAATCTCTTTGCATCACCAAACAAACCTGTATCAATTAAAGTTGAAGTGGTTCTGGAGCCTGAAGTTTCTCCACAGCTCAGAACTGATTTGCCTGAAGTGCCAGAGCCCATAGCTGAGACTTCAGAATCTGAGTTTTCAATGTCCCGAAACTCAGATTCTTCCAATTGCCCCTCTAATATCTGGATGGATAGCAAACCTAATTCTGATACAACTACGTGTAGTGAATTATCAGACGTAGTTGACTCTGAGGAAAAGATACATGTTTCATTTGCAGAAGAGCAGCAACTCTGTACTCTTAATCAGATTTCCAATGATCAGTTCGAACATGTGGATCCTAAATATATTTACTCAGCTAGTGAAGCTCTAGCAGAGGTAAATAATCAGGAGGACAGATGTTATACAGAAAACAGTCAAAAAGAGTTGTTTGCTCCATCAAGATCTACAGAAATAGTAGCAACTGCAAATGATCAGAGTTTAGGCATGTATGACTGCCTCATGGATTGTTCTGATATGGATAAGAGTTCTGGTCAGAGTACCAACAATGTTGGGATTCACATTCCTGAGGCAACGATACCTAATCGCACCGACAGTGCTGGTCTTCATTATGCAGATTGCATGTCTGGAGATGGAGATAATGAAGTTTTGCTCTCAAATCAGGAAGTTTGTTCAGTAGATGACCCTGTTGATAAGTGTATCTTATCGTGTAATTTGCAAACTTGCTCGGGCAGTGACAATAGTTTGCCATTCGTAGATGACATAAATGACAAGGAGCAGCTAACAGAGTGCTGCCTTACTGATGCAGCAGCTAGTTGCTTGATTTCAGGAAATTGCTTGGATGATGAAAATCAGCCTCTGAAATCTTCAAGTATTTGTGAGGAAAAAGATTTGAGGTTAACCAGTCCATCTCAGGATGCTTCGGATCAGATCTCAGCGTCCGAGCTGTCACAGCCTCCTGAGAGACTTCTTTCAACACGAAAGGTTAGGGTGTTTGCTGAAGATAATTTGCTTTATTTGTATTTCTTGAAGTATTTTAAACTATATATTCTTATGCAGGCTATTTCTCCGTGCTCTCAAGAGCGACTTTGTCTGGCTATGAACTCCATAGAATTAATCGATGACCTGGAGAACTATAGTAAGTCATATATGAAATTAGGTTTTTCATCATAAGGTGGACAGACTTTATATTTTTATCCCTTTTCTATATAATCCAACTGATGTATATGCATAGCAACTCCAAGCACAGTTGATGTGTTGCTTCAAATTTCTTGACGGATAAATCTATGCCAGTTGAGATCAGAGAAACAACTGAACAGTGCTTCAACTTAATTCAAAGTTCATTTTAGCTGTTTCATCTTAAGAATTCTGGTGGTTGCTTCTTTGGTTTAGCCCAGGAACCAATAACCAAATGACCAAATCATACAgatatttgtgaattttatcTTTGGTTCTCAAGGTTTTACTTTAGACACAGACGTGTCTTCAGTTACAAGCCTTTTGATTTACAGTAAATCAGACAAATTAAATAATTTGCAAATTATATATTATCCAGCTTATATGTGTTGACAAATGAAGATAACAgactattattaaaaaaaaagatgGCTTACTTCTTGTCAGACTTATGTTTTCGAGTGCCTTCTTGCTTTGACTCTAGTATCATATCAAATATTAACTGATGGGTGGAAAACTTCTGCTTTTAGCTCGTATCGTGCAACATGAAAAAATGAGTAAGTTTCTAATTTACTAGTTGAAGTGAAAGTCAAATGAACGATAAACTCTTGATTTCATACTTCAACTTTGAAAGGTATTAAATTCCTTTCTTA
This region of Nicotiana tomentosiformis chromosome 4, ASM39032v3, whole genome shotgun sequence genomic DNA includes:
- the LOC104105553 gene encoding outer envelope pore protein 24B, chloroplastic-like, translating into MTKASFKARYETDKAAAATTVAFNAGDFKLRASMTDATVVNGPSLNGLALAVEKPGSFIIDYNVPKKDIRFQFMNSIRVMEKPLNLNYIHFHGDNRTILDGTLVFDSANKVSANHVMGSGSCKLKYTYVHGGLATFEPSYDTSKNAWDFVVSRKVYGDDVFRATYQTTSRNLGLEWSRSSKLNGSFKICASLCLLEERKMPKLSAETSWDFEM
- the LOC104105552 gene encoding uncharacterized protein → MERRSGNYLHYIQVVRRGLIVKVRNVDSHGKPDLTIKKLKDIYDTENARLGGSHVKCESECFPVVARTLKAIEPENNKFGCLADDEVNSQSADYNSGEITLKQLKERCKSKKRKFATPSPTSTSPKQANGCYQLEEDGDLKVPLSHLKLGISKKANRKRRCTNRNLFASPNKPVSIKVEVVLEPEVSPQLRTDLPEVPEPIAETSESEFSMSRNSDSSNCPSNIWMDSKPNSDTTTCSELSDVVDSEEKIHVSFAEEQQLCTLNQISNDQFEHVDPKYIYSASEALAEVNNQEDRCYTENSQKELFAPSRSTEIVATANDQSLGMYDCLMDCSDMDKSSGQSTNNVGIHIPEATIPNRTDSAGLHYADCMSGDGDNEVLLSNQEVCSVDDPVDKCILSCNLQTCSGSDNSLPFVDDINDKEQLTECCLTDAAASCLISGNCLDDENQPLKSSSICEEKDLRLTSPSQDASDQISASELSQPPERLLSTRKAISPCSQERLCLAMNSIELIDDLENYKCKEKLTFGNKNSEGSCLADASTTKDTEGSALLKKVKVFIGPKQIAKRWKTEKRGSPSKGNLLKQSSPPKGNLEGPRLSRSLPQLNTGCTSITRCSESAIAFSQRQMHDMESLALKLMTELKSMKDMVEEKLLFEAYRTSSLKNDADEVKIAIKSATKVEETTRKWLSMMTRDCTRFCKIMKLSQNGAAVSKNTVHREGRKISFADEAGGMLCHVNYFEDPELTLESDSGKQEDLIL